A portion of the Halobacillus ihumii genome contains these proteins:
- a CDS encoding acyl-CoA dehydrogenase has product MNLQFTDEQQMMRKMVRDFAEKEVAPAVERMEEEDRFPIELIQRMGELGLMGIPIPEQYGGAEMDYTSYIIAIHEIAKVSATLGVILSVHTSVGTNPILYFGTEEQKQKYIPKLASGEYLGAFALTEPSAGSDAGSLKTRAEKQGDHYLLNGSKVFITNGGEADTFIVFARTNRDEQRGNGVSAFIVERDTPGFSIGKAEKKMGLHGSSTVSLNFDQCKVPASQLLGEEGAGFKIALANLNVGRIGIAAQSLGIAEAALEHAVAYAKEREQFGKSIAKHQGISFKLADMATDVEAAKLLVYQAATLEAAGEKCGKQASMAKLFASKAAVNTAIEAVQVHGGYGYTEDYAVERFFRDAKVCEIYEGTSEIQRIVIGNHLLKD; this is encoded by the coding sequence ATGAACCTGCAGTTTACAGATGAACAGCAAATGATGCGGAAAATGGTTCGTGATTTTGCTGAAAAGGAAGTGGCTCCAGCTGTTGAACGGATGGAAGAGGAAGACCGTTTTCCCATTGAATTGATTCAGAGGATGGGAGAGCTCGGTTTAATGGGCATCCCCATCCCCGAACAGTACGGCGGAGCTGAAATGGACTATACGTCCTACATTATTGCGATTCATGAAATTGCGAAAGTAAGTGCAACACTTGGCGTGATCTTATCGGTTCATACCTCTGTTGGCACCAATCCGATCCTTTACTTTGGAACAGAAGAACAGAAGCAAAAGTATATTCCTAAATTAGCTTCAGGAGAATATTTAGGGGCATTCGCTTTAACCGAACCAAGTGCCGGTTCTGATGCCGGCAGTTTAAAGACGCGTGCTGAAAAACAAGGAGATCATTACCTGTTAAACGGGTCAAAAGTGTTCATAACCAATGGCGGCGAGGCAGATACCTTTATCGTATTCGCTCGTACCAACCGTGATGAGCAGCGAGGCAATGGTGTTAGTGCGTTTATTGTTGAACGTGACACCCCGGGATTTTCTATCGGGAAAGCGGAGAAGAAGATGGGGCTGCATGGATCGAGTACGGTTTCGCTCAACTTTGATCAATGTAAAGTTCCTGCCTCTCAGTTGCTGGGTGAAGAAGGGGCAGGATTTAAGATTGCACTTGCCAACTTGAATGTCGGCCGAATCGGAATTGCAGCCCAGTCGCTTGGAATTGCTGAAGCTGCGCTTGAGCATGCCGTGGCCTATGCGAAGGAAAGAGAACAATTCGGGAAGTCGATTGCGAAGCATCAGGGGATCTCGTTTAAACTTGCGGATATGGCGACAGATGTAGAAGCTGCCAAACTATTAGTCTATCAGGCCGCCACGCTGGAAGCTGCTGGTGAGAAATGCGGCAAACAAGCATCGATGGCCAAACTATTTGCCTCAAAAGCGGCTGTTAACACAGCAATAGAAGCTGTTCAGGTACACGGAGGCTATGGTTATACAGAAGATTATGCGGTGGAGCGCTTTTTCCGGGATGCGAAGGTTTGTGAAATCTATGAAGGAACGAGCGAGATCCAGCGAATTGTAATCGGCAATCATTTATTAAAGGATTGA
- a CDS encoding 3-hydroxybutyryl-CoA dehydrogenase, with protein MSINQVMVIGAGQMGAGIAQVFAQSGLNVKLNDMNEEALQKGIAGIEKRLQRAVDKGKLTADQQANANERLTGSTDLNDASDCDLVIEAVVENMDVKTKVFQSLDTITPAHAILATNTSSLPITEIAAATSRPSQVIGMHFMNPVPVMKLVEIIRAIQTSDETYQTIEEMTEKLDKTPVEVSDFPGFAANRILMPMINEAIFALHEGVASVQDIDKVMKLGMNHPMGPLTLADFIGLDTCLYIMEVLHDGFGDSKYRPCPLLRQYVKAGWLGKKSGRGFYSYE; from the coding sequence ATGTCAATTAATCAAGTAATGGTCATCGGTGCCGGACAAATGGGGGCAGGTATTGCTCAAGTGTTCGCACAGTCTGGCCTGAACGTTAAATTAAACGATATGAACGAAGAAGCACTGCAGAAAGGAATTGCAGGGATCGAAAAACGTCTGCAGCGTGCCGTGGATAAGGGAAAGCTAACGGCCGATCAGCAAGCGAATGCCAATGAACGGCTTACAGGTTCGACTGATCTAAACGATGCATCTGATTGTGACCTCGTGATTGAAGCTGTCGTTGAAAACATGGACGTGAAGACCAAGGTGTTTCAAAGTCTTGATACCATCACTCCTGCTCATGCCATTTTGGCAACGAATACATCATCTTTACCGATTACTGAAATCGCAGCAGCGACCAGCCGTCCATCTCAGGTGATCGGAATGCATTTCATGAATCCGGTGCCAGTTATGAAGCTTGTCGAGATTATCCGTGCGATACAAACAAGTGATGAAACCTATCAAACGATTGAAGAAATGACAGAGAAGCTTGATAAAACGCCTGTTGAAGTTAGTGATTTTCCGGGATTTGCCGCCAATCGGATATTAATGCCGATGATCAATGAGGCTATTTTCGCTTTACATGAAGGAGTGGCTTCTGTTCAAGATATCGACAAAGTAATGAAGCTCGGCATGAACCATCCAATGGGACCACTTACATTAGCTGACTTCATTGGGCTTGATACTTGCCTGTATATTATGGAGGTTCTTCACGATGGATTTGGCGATAGCAAATACCGTCCATGTCCATTGCTTCGACAATATGTGAAAGCTGGCTGGCTCGGTAAGAAGTCAGGTCGAGGATTTTACAGCTACGAATAA